In Rhodoferax sediminis, the sequence AGGAATTCGGCGCCGGAATTTGCGATATTGGTCAGATACTGGCTGAAGTCCTGGGTGCCGAGCGGCGACACCTGGTTGGTCACCATGGTCCAGCCCGCGTTCTTGACCAGGTAGTCGTTGACAGATTTCGTCGTGGTGTGGCCATAGGTGTAGTCCGGCGTCATGAACGCCGCCTTGCGATTCTTGCCGAACTTCTTCACCAAAACGGGGCCGATCGCATTTGCCGCCGTCTCGCCGTAGAAGTTTTGCCGGAAGCCGTAGCGCACGCAGTCCTTGCCGGTCGTGTCGTTGGAACCGGAGATCCCGGCCAGATAAAGAATCTTCTCGCGCTCCGCGAACTTGTTAAGCGCGACCGCCACGGCCGACGAGGTCGAGCCGGTCATCATGATGATCTTGTTCTGACCGATGAAAGTCTGTTCCACCTGCAGCGCCTGGTTCGGCTTGGCGACCGAGTCGGCCGAGAGCAATTTCACCTTCTTGCCGAGCAGGCCGTTGTTCACCTTTGGCGCGAATTTTTTCATCAATTCGTGATTGGTGTTCATGTGCTCAACGGCGAGCTCCATGCCCTTGAGCTCGTCCGCGCCCTGCACCGCATAGGTGCCGGTGAGAGGCACGGCCGCGCCGATGAAAACCGTGTCACCCTGCGACCCGGCTGGCCAGGTCCCCATGGCCGGCTTATCTTCGGCATAGGCCCATTGGATGCCGCCGAAACTGGCCAGCAATGTGGCGCCAGCCACGCCTGCGCTGCGATGCAGCGCGTCACGGCGCGAGATGGCGGATGTCGCCTCGTTGGTGAGCTTGAACTTTGACATGTGCTTCCTTTCTTGGAAATTGATCCTGATCTTGGCCCGGGTCACAGCCATTGGGTCGCAAATTTTTCTTTCAGCGCTTGGCAGCAAGTCGGCGCGTCGCCCCTCCAAGCCGACGTTCACCAAAGTGGCAATAACGCGTTACCAGAAAAAACAGCTTTGTGCATTCCTTGCACGGTATAGTGGCAAATATATCTTGGTACGATACATTAGCCAACTCTCGAAAACCCTAAGAAAGATCTGCGCTGGAGCGCGCATGCTGTCAGGTACACGTAATGGAAAAGGCAGAAGAGGCGAGGCGCATCGGCCGAGCAGAACAATGAAAAGCGACGAATTCAAG encodes:
- a CDS encoding substrate-binding protein, whose protein sequence is MNVGLEGRRADLLPSAERKICDPMAVTRAKIRINFQERKHMSKFKLTNEATSAISRRDALHRSAGVAGATLLASFGGIQWAYAEDKPAMGTWPAGSQGDTVFIGAAVPLTGTYAVQGADELKGMELAVEHMNTNHELMKKFAPKVNNGLLGKKVKLLSADSVAKPNQALQVEQTFIGQNKIIMMTGSTSSAVAVALNKFAEREKILYLAGISGSNDTTGKDCVRYGFRQNFYGETAANAIGPVLVKKFGKNRKAAFMTPDYTYGHTTTKSVNDYLVKNAGWTMVTNQVSPLGTQDFSQYLTNIANSGAEFLINVNWGRDAVLSTQQAKQFGLLPKMTLVIPYQIPFLAKEVGPDITAGVLAATDFWWTLEDKYPLAKLFVESFHKKYGYRPEWGAQNSYVSFAQWARMVTEAGSFYPPDVIKQYEKGETIPSLLGDVHYRPQDHQCIRPVVIVRGKAKKDMKNDEDFWEVIEIVPGEKVTQPADAFGCKLGDYT